The following proteins come from a genomic window of Anguilla rostrata isolate EN2019 chromosome 17, ASM1855537v3, whole genome shotgun sequence:
- the cbx8a gene encoding chromobox protein homolog 8a produces the protein MELSAVGERVFAAESIIKRRIRRGRMEYLVKWKGWSQKYSTWEPEENILDARLFAAFEERERERELFGPKKRGPKPETFILKAQAKAKAKTYEFRSDMTRGIRVSYPVPEPVVTPRAREGLRTIVPTIFPPSSINRGESVRVRPPEPERGQRSMGTPRQISEGFVSAPKKRGPKPKLRFKDSSNICPAHEPGKTSRSDAQVNFGPSKFAKHGLPEAENSKLSVIQLPQRHHSDSNYVKRQLGYAPSGGTINYGCASGPSRKGLDFPHGRTKEGSGGILAQPKLHLSKSAFHGSDSSSQREKPEIRAKIPVARIFAEPSDDSWTPCLNNIEKVVVTDVTSNFLTVTIKESSTDKGFFKDKR, from the exons ATGGAGCTGTCGGCTGTCGGGGAAAGGGTGTTCGCAGCAGAATCCATCATCAAACGGCGGATACGGAGA GGTCGAATGGAATACCTGGTGAAGTGGAAGGGCTGGTCTCAGAA GTATAGCACCTGGGAACCAGAGGAAAACATCCTGGACGCCCGTCTTTTCGCTGCTTTTGAAGAAAG AGAGCGTGAGAGGGAGTTGTTTGGGCCCAAAAAGAGGGGACCGAAACCGGAGACTTTCATATTAAAG GCTCAAGCTAAAGCGAAAGCCAAAACGTACGAATTCAGGAGCGATATGACCAGGGGTATTCGGGTTTCATATCCCGTCCCGGAACCGGTCGTTACACCGCGAGCTCGCGAAGGGTTAAGGACCATAGTACCCACTATTTTTCCGCCGAGTAGTATCAACAGAGGGGAGAGCGTGCGGGTCAGACCTCCGGAGCCGGAGCGAGGCCAGCGATCGATGGGAACGCCACGGCAGATCTCAGAAGGATTCGTCTCGGCGCCCAAGAAGAGGGGACCGAAGCCGAAGCTACGTTTCAAAGACAGTTCTAATATCTGCCCAGCCCACGAACCCGGCAAGACGAGTAGGTCAGACGCCCAGGTTAACTTTGGGCCATCCAAATTTGCTAAACACGGTCTTCCCGAGGCTGAAAACTCAAAGTTGAGTGTTATACAACTGCCTCAGAGGCACCACTCGGATTCTAATTATGTCAAAAGGCAGCTAGGATATGCACCCAGTGGAGGTACGATAAACTATGGCTGTGCTAGTGGGCCCAGCCGAAAAGGCTTGGACTTCCCCCATGGCAGGACTAAAGAGGGCTCAGGTGGCATACTGGCTCAGCCCAAACTGCACCTTTCAAAAAGCGCATTTCATGGATCCGACAGCTCTTCACAAAGGGAAAAGCCCGAAATTCGTGCCAAAATTCCAGTCGCCAGGATATTTGCGGAGCCCTCTGATGACTCCTGGACCCCGTGTCTGAACAACATTGAGAAGGTTGTTGTGACGGATGTGACATCAAACTTTCTCACTGTGACCATCAAGGAGAGCAGCACGGATAAGGGATTCTTTAAAGATAAAAGATGA
- the dgke gene encoding diacylglycerol kinase epsilon has protein sequence MEADEVNGESAVDSRDEWTLLAWTALAVAVPVIITLWCSVQRSKRKMIIKDIFRRSKHGWHYTDLFNKPTYCCVCSQHIIQGAFCDCCGVCADEQCLRRADRSLPCKEIMAPAQADGSLAHRWARGNVPLCSYCAVCKQQCGTQPKLCDYRCVWCQTTVHEDCRAGLQDGSRCDLGEFRSLIVPPHYLHRVNKLRRGQSEEHSKLAEMCGSGWTPVLVLANTRSGNNMGEALLREFRTVLNPVQVFDLSELPPAKALQLCVLLPAGSVRVLVCGGDGTVGWVLDAIDAMKLKGQEQFAPQVTILPLGTGNDLSNTLGWGAGYAGEIPVEQVLRNIMDAEVVKMDRWKVQIASKGYYNFRKPKVLSMNNYFSVGPDALMALNFHAHREKTPSLFSSRIINKAVYFFYGTKDCLVQECKDLDKRIELELDGERVRLPSLEGIIVCNIRYWGGGCRLWDGMGDEPCPPTRLDDGLLEVLGVFGSFHCAQIQVKLANPVRLGQAHTVRMVLKSSRMPMQVDGEPWAQGPCTITITHKTQTLMLYHSAEQTDDDDDDSSSSDTDAALKQPVPNSNSAP, from the exons ATGGAAGCGGACGAAGTAAACGGCGAGTCCGCCGTGGACTCCCGAGATGAATGGACACTCCTGGCCTGGACCGCTTTGGCCGTAGCGGTACCCGTGATTATCACGCTGTGGTGCAGCGTGCAGCGCTCCAAACGGAAAATGATCATAAAGGACATCTTTCGCAGAAGCAAGCACGGGTGGCACTACACCGACCTTTTCAACAAGCCCACCTACTGCTGCGTCTGCTCGCAGCACATTATACAGGGCGCTTTCTGCGACTGCTGCGGGGTGTGTGCCGACGAGCAGTGCCTGCGCCGGGCCGACCGCAGCCTGCCGTGTAAGGAAATCATGGCTCCGGCCCAGGCGGATGGAAGCCTGGCGCATCGCTGGGCGCGCGGAAACGTTCCACTCTGCAGCTACTGTGCGGTATGCAAACAACAGTGTGGCACGCAGCCCAAGCTGTGCGACTACag GTGCGTGTGGTGCCAGACCACCGTGCACGAGGACtgcagggcggggctgcaggACGGCAGCCGCTGCGACCTGGGAGAGTTCCGCAGCCTCATCGTTCCGCCGCATTACCTGCACCGCGTCAACAAGCTGCGCCGCGGCCAGAGCGAGGAGCACAGCAAG CTGGCGGAAATGTGCGGGAGCGGCTGGACCCCCGTCCTCGTCCTGGCCAACACGCGCAGCGGGAACAACATGGGGGAGGCCCTGCTGAGGGAGTTCCGCACCGTCCTCAACCCGGTCCAG GTGTTTGACCTATCAGAGCTGCCCCCGGCCAAGGCCCTGCAGCTGTGCGTGCTGCTGCCCGCGGGGAGCGTGCGCGTGCTCGTCTGCGGAGGCGACGGCACGGTCGGCTGGGTGCTGGACGCCATCGACGCCATGAAGCTGAAG ggccAGGAGCAGTTCGCCCCACAGGTGACCATCCTGCCGCTGGGAACAGGAAATGACCTGTCGAACAcgctgggctggggggcggggtacGCCGGGGAGATCCCCGTCGAGCAGGTGCTGCGGAACATCATGGACGCAGAGGTAGTCAAGATGGACAG GTGGAAAGTGCAGATCGCCTCCAAGGGATATTACAACTTTCGCAAACCAAAG GTCCTGTCCATGAACAACTATTTCTCCGTGGGTCCAGACGCCCTGATGGCGCTGAACTTCCACGCCCACCGCGAGAAAACACCCTCGCTCTTCTCCAGCCGGATCATTAACAAG GCTGTGTATTTCTTCTACGGCACCAAAGACTGCTTAGTCCAAGAATGTAAAGACCTGGACAAGAGGATTGAG CTGGAGCTGGACGGGGAGAGGGTTCGCCTGCCCAGTCTGGAGGGCATCATCGTGTGTAACATACGGTACTGGGGCGGGGGCTGCAGGCTGTGGGACGGCATGGGCGACGAGCCGTGCCCCCCTACCAG GCTGGACGATGGGCTGCTGGAGGTGCTCGGGGTGTTTGGGTCCTTCCACTGCGCACAGATCCAAGTGAAGCTGGCCAACCCCGTGCGCCTGGGCCAGGCCCACACAGTCCGG atggTGCTGAAGAGCTCCCGCATGCCCATGCAGGTGGACGGGGAGCCGTGGGCCCAGGGACCCtgcaccatcaccatcacccaCAAGACGCAGACGCTGATGCTGTACCACAGCGCGGAGCAGaccgacgacgacgacgacgactcCAGCAGCTCCGACACCGACGCCGCGCTCAAACAGCCAGTGCCAAAcagcaacagcgccccctag
- the LOC135244100 gene encoding meteorin-like protein → MSPTSSDYVRLSSLLLVWTATCAADLCNWRGSGLVREPHSRTVQQVRLRCTEGAVEWVYPSQALRVVLEPNLSSTRHTTICIKPFRSFRGASVYIERAGELNLLMTEGGRPEQVHCFRTEGRQTPAIFLQASPQRDISRRTVGFRYELLGNQSTSPDFRDTVLHGKIPRQIRAPIPVVRGFIRNVSHDSERQTSLVYVSAGRVYRQRSGVFERGAGAAGAWRGPIRTLLQCQARAGPGDFLFTGTEHFGEAWLGCAPRYKDFLSVYRAARRDRRNPCEFPLD, encoded by the exons ATGTCGCCGACGTCGAGCGATTACGTGAGACTGAGCAGCCTGCTTCTCGTCTGGACAGCGACTTGTGCAGCGGATTTGTGCAACTGGCGAGGAAG TGGGCTCGTGCGGGAGCCCCACTCGCGGACAGTGCAACAGGTACGGCTCCGTTGCACCGAGGGTGCCGTGGAATGGGTCTACCCAAGCCAGGCGTTGCGGGTCGTCCTGGAGCCCAACCTGTCCTCCACGCGACACACAACCATCTGCATCAAGCCGTTCCGCAGCTTCCGCGGCGCCAGTGTGTACATCGAGCGCGCGGGAGAGCTCAACTTGTTGATGACGGAGGGCGGGCGGCCCGAGCAGGTGCACTGCTTTCGCACCGAGGGGCGGCAGACGCCGGCCATATTCCTCCAGGCCAGCCCCCAAAGGGACATCAGCCGGCGCACAGTGGGCTTCCGCTACGAGCTGCTGGGAAACCAGAGCACGTCGCCTGACTTTCGCGACACCGTTCTACATGGTAAGATACCAAGGCAGATTCGCGCGCCGATT CCAGTGGTTCGAGGCTTCATCAGGAACGTGTCCCACGATTCCGAGCGGCAGACGTCGCTGGTGTACGTTTCCGCGGGGAGGGTGTACCGGCAGCGCAGCGGGGTGTTCGAGCGTGGGGCGGGGGCCGCGGGGGCCTGGCGGGGGCCCATCCGGACGCTGCTGCAGTGCCAGGCCAGGGCGGGGCCCGGCGACTTCCTGTTCACGGGCACGGAGCATTTCGGCGAAGCCTGGCTGGGGTGCGCCCCGCGGTACAAGGACTTCCTGTCCGTGTACCGAGCGGCCCGGCGGGACCGGCGCAACCCCTGCGAGTTCCCCCTGGACTGA